The Medicago truncatula cultivar Jemalong A17 chromosome 4, MtrunA17r5.0-ANR, whole genome shotgun sequence genome includes a region encoding these proteins:
- the LOC11444095 gene encoding pectinesterase/pectinesterase inhibitor PPE8B codes for MELCSSKQPSTTTLSITTFIFFFLLLLSLPHSTFASSPNDFVGSSLRVSTAKFANSAEEVITVLQKVISILSRFTNVFGHSRTSNAVSDCLDLLDMSLDQLNQSISAAQKPKEKDNSTGKLNCDLRTWLSAVLVYPDTCIEGLEGSIVKGLISSGLDHVMSLVANLLGEVVSGNDDQLATNKDRFPSWIRDEDTKLLQANGVTADAVVAADGSGDYAKVMDAVSAAPESSMKRYVIYVKKGVYVENVEIKKKKWNIMLIGEGMDATIISGSRNYVDGSTTFRSATFAVSGRGFIARDISFQNTAGAEKHQAVALRSDSDLSVFYRCGIFGYQDSLYTHTMRQFYRECKISGTVDFIFGDATAVFQNCQILAKKGMPKQKNTVTAQGRKDPNQPTGFSFQFCNISADSDLLPSVTTIPTYLGRPWKTYSRTIFMQSYMSDAIRPEGWLEWNGNFALNTLYYAEYMNSGPGAGVANRVKWSGYHVLNDSSEATKFTVAQFIEGNLWLPSTGVTYTSGLKV; via the exons ATGGAACTATGTTCCTCAAAACAGCCATCCACAACAACACTCTCAATAACtacattcatcttcttcttcctcctcctcctctcaCTCCCACACTCCACTTTTGCTTCTTCTCCCAATGACTTTGTTGGTTCATCCCTCAGAGTTTCTACCGCCAAATTTGCCAACTCTGCTGAAGAAGTTATCACCGTTTTACAAAAAGTCATCTCTATTTTATCACGCTTCACTAATGTCTTTGGTCACTCTCGCACCTCAAACGCCGTTTCGGATTGCCTCGATTTACTTGACATGTCCTTAGACCAACTTAACCAGTCCATTTCCGCTGCTCAAAAGCCCAAAG AGAAGGATAACAGCACAGGAAAACTAAACTGTGATCTAAGGACATGGCTGAGTGCTGTTCTTGTGTATCCAGACACATGTATAGAAGGATTAGAAGGTTCAATTGTAAAGGGTCTTATATCCTCTGGTCTCGATCATGTAATGTCCTTGGTGGCGAATCTTCTTGGTGAAGTAGTTTCCGGCAATGATGATCAACTCGCAACCAACAAGGATCGATTTCCTTCGTGGATCAGAGATGAGGACACAAAGTTGTTGCAGGCAAATGGTGTGACGGCTGATGCTGTTGTGGCTGCTGATGGAAGTGGAGACTACGCTAAGGTGATGGATGCCGTATCGGCAGCACCTGAAAGCAGCATGAAAAGATatgtaatatatgtgaaaaaaggtgtttatgttgaaaatgttgagattaagaagaagaaatggaaTATCATGTTGATTGGTGAAGGCATGGATGCTACTATCATCTCCGGCAGTCGGAATTATGTGGACGGTTCGACAACTTTCCGGTCAGCTACCTTTG CTGTAAGTGGTAGAGGGTTCATAGCACGCGACATTTCATTTCAGAACACCGCAGGTGCCGAGAAGCACCAAGCAGTGGCGTTAAGATCAGACTCTGACCTCTCAGTATTTTATCGGTGTGGGATATTCGGTTATCAAGATAGCCTATATACTCACACCATGCGTCAGTTCTACCGTGAATGCAAAATTAGTGGTACTGTGGATTTCATCTTTGGAGACGCCACGGCTGTGTTCCAAAACTGTCAAATACTAGCCAAGAAAGGGATGCCTAAACAAAAGAACACTGTTACTGCTCAAGGACGAAAAGACCCGAACCAACCAACTGGTTTCTCCTTCCAATTTTGCAACATTTCCGCAGATTCTGACCTTCTACCATCGGTCACAACCATCCCAACATACCTTGGTAGACCCTGGAAGACTTATTCGCGAACAATTTTTATGCAATCCTACATGAGTGACGCAATAAGGCCAGAAGGGTGGTTAGAGTGGAACGGTAATTTTGCTTTGAACACATTGTACTACGCTGAATACATGAACTCTGGACCGGGTGCCGGGGTAGCTAACCGGGTGAAATGGTCAGGATACCATGTATTGAATGATTCGAGTGAGGCTACTAAATTCACTGTGGCTCAATTTATTGAGGGGAATCTTTGGTTACCTTCCACCGGTGTAACTTACACTTCTGGTTTGAAAGTGTAA